The nucleotide sequence tatgaatatcaagatgaacaccaagaacactttgaatgtcaagatgaacatcaagaacttatttttgaaaaatttttaatgcaaagaaaacatgcaagacaccaaacttaaaaatttttcatgtatagacactatgaatgcaagaatgcatatgaaaaacaagaaaagacacaaaacaagaaaatatgaagatcaaacaagaagacttaccaagaacaacttgaagatcatgaagaacactatgaatgcataattttcgaaaaatgcataaaattttagaaaaaatgcaattgacaccaaacttaaaaattgactcaagactcaaacaagaaacacaaaatatttttgatttttatgattttatgatttttttttttttggatttttttttctaaaattatttgaaaaataaaaataaggattccaaaatttttaatatgaattccaggaatcttgcaatcttagtctaaagctccaatctgagggttagacatggcttaatagccagtcaagctttagcatgaatatgcgagtaattcattcaatttttggccaaaacctcagtccaaaagaatttagacatggctttatagccagccatgcttcaacatgcttcatgaaacgctagaattcattcttaaaaattctgaagaaaaatatatttttaaaaagatttatattttttttttcgaaaatagatgagaaatttttgaaaggtttttgaaaaatttttgaaaagaaaacaaaaataaaattacctaatctgagcaacaagatgaaccgtcagttgtccaaactggaacaatccccggcaacgacgccaaaaacttggtgcacgaaattgtgatctcaggcaacggcgtcaaaaactctgtacgcacgtcttaataaattgtttttcattcacaacttcgatacaactaaccagcaagtgcactgggtcgtccaagtaataaaccttacgtgagtaagggtcgatcccacggagattgttggtatgaagcaagctatggtcaccttgtaaatctcagtcaggaggatataaaatagttatggagttttcgaaaattaataataaatagatagaaaataaggatagaaacacttatgtatatcattggtgagaatttcagataagtgtatagagatgctttcgttcctttgaacctctgctttcctgctgtcttcatccaatcagtcttactcctttccatggctggctttatgtaaagacatcactgttgtcaatggctacttttaatcctctctagaaaatggtccgatgcgctgtcactgcatggctaatcgtcttgaggcatcacccttgtcaatggatgcatcctatcctcttgtgaaaatggtccaaatgctctgtcacagcacggctaatcatcatggccgaatggccagcccccatgatctaagaactaggcgtccaaagatgaacaatagattaaaactgagaccaaagatgtctaatacaatagtaaaaagtcttatttatactaaactagttactagggtttacagaagtaagtaattgatgcataaatccacttccggggcccacttggtgtgtgcttgggctgagcttgaatgttacacgtgcagaggtcattcttggagttgaacgctagtttgtaacgtgtttctggcattcaactctggtttgtgacgtgtttctggcgtttaactccagacagcagcgtagaactggcattcaacagcatcagcagtccttcttcaacctctgaatctgatttttgctcaagtccctcaatttcagccagaaaatacctgaaatcacagaaaaatacacaaactcatagtaaagtccagaaatgtgaatttaacataaaaactaatgaaaacatccctaaaagtaactagattctactaaaaacatactaaaaacaatgccaaaaagtgtataaattatccgctcatcagaaacaAACAGAGCTCTTCTCCCTAATGAATAGGGGGTTTAGTGACTCATTGCTCTTTGAATTACAAAAGAAAAGTAGGAAAAGTACAAGTAAGTGTGTAATCTCAAGTGTCCAACCCGTTTTAACTAGCTACacagaccctttttatagcattcaCTCCCCTTAATTAAGTTTACAATTCACTCCTTCCCACATTCTACAATCATCAATTGGATCTTTGAACTTTGGCTTCTTGTGGGCTTGTTGACTTGGGCTCCAAAATCAATTTAGAGCCATAATGCATGAATAAGAAAGTGTGTTCCTTGGGAAAGCATGGCTCATTTTGTAGCACGGTTTGCATGACAAACTTGAATGTTGCATTCAAAGGCGCTTGATAACTCCAACGCTTTATAAACTTCACCCTGGATTGGCGCTTCAAATGCCATGTTTGGGGCTCAAAATTGCTTCCTGGAAGGTGACACTTGAGTGGCGTTTGGGGTGCCAGTAAGGGTATTTGAAACACCAATTTTGAGGCTTAAATTTGCTGGCCTGGAGAGTGAATAAGAGTGGCATTTAAGGCACCACTATAGGCGTTGGAAAGCTCCATGTTTGAGGCATCAAGTGGATGCCCTGGGAAGTGCAATTCAACGGCATTTTGGGCACTAGGTTGGGCATTTGAAACACCACTAAAGAAGCTCAAGTGGATAGTCTTTGGCAAAGCcttgcaaaatttttttttgttgtcttATGGATTAGACAATTCTCAATTTTAGGCATTATTTCATAAATTTACATATATTATCTattcacacacctaatatttttaagagttttttatcTATCACTTAACATTACTAAAATTCAAATTCGAATGTAGCATATTAAAACTTGAAAGACATGTTAATGTGCCAATATTTTTTTTTCCTGGTAGAGGTTAATATGCCATTTTAACTAGACTTCTGCTCCGTCAGGCAAAGTTTGTATATGTATCTTGTTATGTCTTAGGCTATGTTTGgttggaaggaaagaaatagagaaGAAGGAAATAGAAAGgaaacaaaggaaaggaaaaaaattgagtaaatttttattttctttagatgtgtttggatggaaagaaaataagaaggaaagaaatgttataaaaaaaaataattttactcttatattataaaatatattgaaaaaGTGAAGGGGTAGTATTGAAAGTAGAGAGAGAAAAATTAGTTTTCTCTCCATTTTCTTTCCAATGTTGGAGAGAAAAAAATTGGTGGGTCTCACTAGTTTTTTTCCATCCATTTTCCTTCCTCTCTAATTTTCCTCCTCAACCAAACAATGGAAAATAATCATTTTTCTTcccattttctttcctctcttttctttccttccattttcccTTCAAACAAACATAGCCTTACTGTGTTGCTAGACCTACTGACTCATTATATTTTGAACTCTGTTTAATATACCACAAATGCAGTAGACTATTTTCAATCTTGAAAAGGATCTTAAATTTGTAGTTTATTGTTTTGGGTAATGCTACGGTGATTATGTCATTTTTATTCCTTGTGTGATGAAACTCGTTGGCATATCCACGGATTCCTAAATAAAGTCATGTGCTTTTTTGTCGTGAAGTCATGTGCTTAATTCTACTTAATTaacaatttttataattttttatttttcattttatagcTGTGGGACTTGAAAGCCCAGTTTGTGTTGGTTAATTTTATCGTGATTCAGTGTTTAGAACTTTTGCTAGTAATTTTGTACAACAGTTTTGAAATGAAATAAGTTTGAACATATGTGTTAACacccaaaaaaaaatttgaatatatgtgcggaattttttttgtttgataaaATAAATTGAGTACCAAATTAAagaatttttattaaataattaattaaaaaaaaatagaaaagtcctAATTATACCGATTGAGTGATTGGTATCAATTACTTGCCCGGTGAGATGGAAGTCTTACCTGAACTCAAACGTGACTCATCCTTTATAAGAAAAGAAGAGTtcgaagaaaaaaatacataatgtgtAGTCATTCCTTATAAGCCAAACTCATTCATcacatgagaaaaaaaaaaaatagcatcaTCACCGTAACATTCACctattatttttgtaaaaataaactAGTTTATctcgtttttatttattttatttttttttgataaattGGATAATTTTTAATAGGGTGAGCACGAGTCGGTTTGGTTCGAATTTAAAGTAAAATTAGAATCGAACCGATTAAAATGTAATTAGTTCGGTTTAGTtcgaatttgtatttttttgtgcatgtaaccgaaccaaaccaaaccaattaacaacggattggttcggttcggataattgggtacccggtgactttgaaattcataaaaaaatcaattttttatcttaaaaattcaacaagtacaataaacatgtaacatcaatataaataatctaaaaatgttaaacaccaaatacattaaaaactaaactcattaaaatccaaacgtATTAATAGCAAGGTTACAAAAATTGGACCGGTCATTGAACCGGTCAGGTGACAGGTTCAATGGTTTAATGGTTCAACTGAGGTTCAACCGGAGTTGAACCggttttattaaatatataataaaattattaataaaactCCAACTCTCCAGTATGTGAATTTCTGTAATTTCTGTAAGTCAATCAAGTCCCTTTGCAAAACATCCAAAACATGTACCCAATCTAAGAATCATAAACATAATTCAACCAAAACATATGAAGCCATATAGCAAATTCAATACAGAATTGTGGCAAtgcttttattttgaatcaataaCATCAAAACAACAATTCACCAAAACAAATACAACAGGTTGGATTTAAAAAACAATCTCAgttgaattaataaattaaacaattgaATTTGTGACTCAATCTCAGCAGAATTAATTCAATATGAACAaactgaattcaaataaaaattcaaaacattAATATCTCAAAATTCAGCAGAATCATCAATAATACATCATATGCAAGTTCagaataaatttcaaatttcagatGGATAGAGTCAGGAAAACAGAATCAGGGAGTGTTAGAGACTGAGACTTGAGACCTAAGAGGGTTGAAGGCTTGAATCAgagaagaagaaacttgagaactGAGAACTGAGATCTGAGATCTGAGACCTGAGAGGGTTGAAGCAGAGACTAAGACATGAGACACGATGAAAGGTAGTCACTTTGACTTCGAGACTCCACGCGAAAAAGAGAAGCAACGACGGTGAGACACGGTTCGGAGCATAGAAGCAGAAACAACGCCAACGAGGAAGGGCGAAGGAGGAACGACGAGGAGGGGAGAGCGACGACGacccattcttttttttttttcaccttcaaaacgacgccgtttagtAGTTTAATTTTCAAACCAAAAACCGCTAAAAAAGCGAACAGTTCTCCCGGTTCATCGGTTAACCGTCGGTTCGACCCATTTTTTACCGGTTTTTTGTCAGGCGGTTTCTGACCTTATCCGGACCGGTTAGGTGATCGGTTCttggttttttcggttgaaccgaCCGGTCCGGTTCAATTTTTAGAACCATgattaatagtgaataatctcattaaaaatcactaaaagccatatattttttttatttttttatttaattaatatataatcggATTCACGGGTTGATTTGGGTTCCGCACCCCTAAAACCAATACCTTAACCAATCATTAATAAAGGACATTGGTTTGATTTGGATTGAACCCAATTATCCGTTGATTCcaaaaccaatttaattggttcgattCGAATTCGGACGGATAATCGAGTATCCGCTACCCATACTCACCCCTAGCTTTTAATTTTGGACATTACTCATTTATGTACACCACATTTATACATACAATACAGATTTTATCACCTCCAACTGTAGCTGAAAATCGAACTTGGGATATGACTACACGAGACTAACAAATAGACCATCGTTACAAAATCTTTGCCACAAAGAAGACCGGGCTTGGCCCATATAAATGAGAAGAAAAGTGGAAGAAGGACACAAAAAGGACGCCCAGTCGGCAAGATGGATAAAGCAAAATCAGCCACTACCTGCACCATCTCTATCCAAATCCAAATGTCTATCCACAGTTTCTCAGTGCGACACCCATCCAATTATCCCAAAggtcaaaaaaaaaacaaacgtGTAATGCTACGTATACACTAAAATCGgccactagtataaaatatatgctgaaatataaatatacactaaaaataaattaaatcacatatatatttatacacaaatatattgataattaattttagtgactaattttaatttacgAATCTTAGTTTTGTAATTCCCTCCAAGAAATACGACAAAACTCTGAATGAGCACCGATGGAGAGTGAGAAAGCAAGCAAGTGACCACTGTAACGCCAACACTTTCCTCGCACCGTAACCCGACATATACACCCATCCCATGCAACCCCTAACCATCTGTATTCCACCATTCCACGTGTCGTCACTCTCCATTCCTTAAATTAACTCTCGTTATCTATCAATCTATCTTTCTCTGCAACACATACACCCACCTTCATTATGGCTGACATTCAACAGTACTACCAGCAAGACCACCAAGATGTCTCAGCCACCAAGGAACGCTCTTCTTCCCACATCCTTGCCCTCGCCACCCTCCTTCCTTTCGGTGCCTCACTCCTCTTCCTCGCCGGAGTCACTCTCCTCGCCACCCTCATCGGCGTCGCCCTCGCAACCCCCCTCTTTATAATCTTCAGCCCAATCTTGATCCCCGCAGCTCTCGTCATCGCCTTCTCCGTCTCGGGATTCTTGACATCGGGTGCCTTCGGCGTAACCTCAGTCTCTtcgttcgcgtggatggccagTTATTTCCGCCGATCTCGCCTTCAAGAAAGTCTGCTGCATGCCAAGGACCGGGCTCAGCAGATTATGTCCAACATGGCCCAACGAGCCAAAGAGGCTGGTGACACTGTCGTTAGTAAGGCCCAAGACACGGCCCAACAAGCCCACGATGCACCGACTGACACCGACAGTACCATATCCGTGACCCCGTCTGAGTCCCAGACGAGTGATACACAGAGTGGGAGTGGGAGTGGGGGTGGGACCCAAACGAGAGACACCGCCTCTACCACCGAGACTAAGGATGAGGGAGGAGGAGGTGGAAAGAGCAAAGATCGAAAGAAAACATCGTCCTgagctattttatattttatattatatattatgcgTTATGGATATATTTAGTTCCATCTGTATTTCATTATCGCTGCTGTTGTTGAATTCAGAAGCCTGTGTTTTTGTTCGTCTCCTAGAGTTTAAATTCTACTGTATGCTTATCTtgcttaaataattttatttcatttcatACATGAGTACATGTCcacattttaaataatttatttttactgCATAAATTAGTATTCATGTAGCATGCTTTAGAAAACGACTAGATTAGGCTATTAATTAATCAATACGGATACTAATTGACCAATTCCAGGAGGAAACTAAAACTACCTGATAGACTAACTCATCTATACTAACTGAATTAACTTACTAAACAGAGTTAAAATATCTGTTTCACTacaatcattaattcattatAACTCTCCGAACGTCAAAAAGAGACCCTACACTGAgtttgcttttgagttttgaaaaGGTAGATTCTGGTCAATAGATGTCTGAGAAGGGTATGCACTACATAGAATAGAAATTTTAATTATGTGTCTCCCTCCCATAAAGTGAAAGTCAATATCCAAGTGCTTTGTAAAGTTGTTAATGCATTTGTAATTTATATTTAACACGATGAGGAAGGAATTTTGCATAATTCTTACAGGTGTATAGAAGATAACCTTTCTATAAACTCCATGAAATTTTCATCTGTATCAAGCATGCTAATTCTAACGTATTTTGGGCTAACCCCAAAACGCTCCCCACTTCTTGATAAGATCTTGTGTTGTCTAAGGAAGCTTGCGCAATCCTCTATTAACCGCTCGCACTTCAACCACAAAAAAGCTGCAACCATATCACAGGTACAACGATCACCTCATCAATAGTTTCAAATGAGTTCCTAGCTACTCAAATTTATCGATTTCGTTATCAAATTAATTTAATATGGATTATCATGTAAAAGCATTTCATATTTTAAATAAGCATTTTAGTCCTTTTTGTGTCTTGTCTTAAAATGCGTAATAAATTGAATGAGTTGAGCAGTGATTACTCCTACAAAGACTTCTTTATGTAAAGATGATACTATTAACTGTTAAATGAATggatatattttaataaatatatttgaCTGAATTATCTAACAATTCACAATACTATCTTTACATTAAGATGTCTTCGTAGAAGTAGTCACATTATAATATTTAAGATAAAACATTCATCAAATTTGGAACAAATAATAATTTGAAAAGAGAGTTACCTGGTTGAGGTTGAGTGTAGTTATTGAAGAAGTTGCAGAAAGCAGGAGAAAAGTTAGGCAGAGTGAATAAGGCATTACCCTCAACTGCTGCTCTCAATTTCCTCCATCTATGAGCCATGATTTCATAGCTATACTTGAAGAatgattcttcttcttcacagCTGTCAGACACTGTCTCCAAAATCTTAGCAGCTCTCAGTTGAGAATCCTTAGACACACCTATCGTATTTAGCTCTATAAATTTCGTCATCTTCTTCGCCACCACAGAGTCTTTAACCAGCGCCCATCTACAATGTAACTACAATTATTTAGTTTATCATTGAATAATTGCCTAAAACTATTCTATCTTCATACATGTGTAGTAAATTGTGAACCTTATATGGTTAATTATCTAAGAAATAAAGCTAATGGAAAACTCGAATCTTTATTAAGATATTAGATACTACATTCATAAAAATGATGTGAAAATCATTGTTACGATTACTGGTAAGATATAAAGACAAAGTACATAAATGATATAGTTTTTTTTATCTCTATGTCTCATCCAATTAACTGTGAAATAGAATGTTATGAAAAAAGTGAACTAAAGCGGACTTGTGCCTGATAAGAAATAAAAGTGAGAGTAGTTGGAAGTTAGTTACCCTATGCGAGTGCCAGAATGACCAGTGGCTTTTGATAGAGTGAAAAGGGTGAGGTCATGATCTGAAGGGTATGAAATGGGAGTGTACTGAGGCCAATAATAAGCAAGGTCATGAATAAACAATCCCTGCCTCTTGTTCTTGACCACTGATTCCCTTGTGTATCCATCAGGGTTATTTGGTGAAGTTACCAGCTCTATGTAGGCACCATCTTTCTCATCATCATAAGTCTCTGCATCTCCACCCCATTTGTATAGCCCCGATTTCTGGTAATCTGTCATTGATGGGTACGACTGCAGCAACGGCGGATCAGAAAATTTTGATAACCAGAGCAAATTATACATAACatgaaacaaaatgaaaaacttcGAGTAGTGCCACTGTGGCAGTGACAAATCCAAAATTTTAGACAGTGAGGGCAAACATGTAGTATATAAATATAACAAACACACTCTTATAAAcatcaaaatatataaaaatattaaatattaaatatttttgtgttcGTCCCTATGTTATATGCAATGAACCAACCGACTTTACTATTATTACCTACACAAAACTCTGCTACCAATTTAAAAAAGTGCCTACTCTGATGCAGAGTACAAAAGAGTAAGAGTAAATGGCAAGTTATGACGGTCTGTCGGTCTTTCATTTTTTTGTGTAAATAAAATATAGTCGCACCACCAAACAGGTCTGTATTCTATGTATATTATTAATGTGTACGTGAGTATTGGccatttaaaaaagatatgactAACCGAGTAATAGGGTAGTGCTGAGACAACAGTAATGGGTTGATGAGAATGATGAGTGGGAGACAAAGCATAGAGAGCAGCAAGAAAGAGCTGAGAGGAGCCTGTGCCAACAACAATATGGCGCCCTTGTGTCACTGCATTTCCAACCAAATTGTGAAGTCTCACAACCTCTTCAGCAAGCTCGGGTTCCATGAACCAACAAATGTTTTCTCCTTGCGAGAAATAGCTCATTGATTCCCACCCTGCAATTGTGATACTTGTTTTCTCACCTCTCTTTCTCCAATATCTTTCATACATTCTAGGATCTCCACTGCATTCCATCATCATTACTTTCAAATTACTTAATTAACAATCATAATTACACATGCCAGAAACATGAAAAGTATGAAATAATAACGTGATGGGGAACAGGGTAAAGTGAAACTGTgatattctttttcaatttttcattgtAATATCAATTGGATATTCTTTTTCACATGTAACGGGATATTCTTGTTTGCAACAAATGTATCTATCATGTTTTCACTAAGGGTGATTAATTTCTTCGTACAAATCATCTTAGATGTTACATATATTATAACTCGGTAAGTCGTTCAATCACGTCTATTCGTTTAGATAACTGTTCATATGTTAATTGTTCATGTATTAATGgttaaaaatagttatttttattgatataataatatgtagttaaatatttgtgtaaattttttttacaCTGTCACATgcattcaaattaaatttttataaatcatTATTGCAAATGAAATTTTGCATAAAATGATAGTTAAACACATACACCAATCCAAAAAGGTTATATGCATGTATGTGGGTTATTATTTTCCCTCAATTTTCTGTAATTGGTTCTACCTATAATCTGTTTCATAAGTACCAAACCACtactattttaaattataaaaatatatatataatatatattaattgaaatcaacgatTAAAACAACTGGTGTATCGGTACTTCCCGAtacacttgaaatgtttcctataTAATAAGTCTTTAGTAAATAAAGGCTGTGGTCAACGACTACCCTATTAGTCTATGTGAATAATAAGAACCACCCACGGTGCTACTATGTTAGAGATgtcaataatataataaaatatcaaTATAAGCACGACTTCGGTACGATGCACATTAGTGGATGTATGCAAAATCGCTAGTATGAGTTCTGAGATAGATCGGATATTCATCAGTCAAGATAGTAACGGGGCTTGATTTTTGAAATAGTGGAAATAATACCTACAAAAACACTCTGACATTTAAATTAAAATGGATCTAAGAAGTAGAGAGGATTAGGAATATGTGACATATCTAAGAGAGTTTTCGTCTCCATTTATATAGTTTGTactgttatcttatctttatcttgtaGAGTAAGATAAGAAAGTATTTGAATTCGAATGTTTAGTTAGAAATTCGTGACCACTAGACAGGTTTAAGCCGTGTCCGTGGTCTGGCCCATGTACCCGAATTGTAACGGCTCCGATTTGGGACCAGAGGGTCAAGTCCAGAACAGTTACCCCCTAAAGTGAGAGAGTGTGCTTACTCATTCTCGTTGCTTGGAAGGACTCGTCTTGTCGTGAGCCTAGCATGGAGTGCCATCTGAGTTATATCTGGCCGAGTTTGTGGAATCGGGCCGAGTTTTCACCCGCTTCAAGGACCGTTGTTCTGGTCCGGAACAGTTGTTTGTGTCTATCAGAAACGGAGTGGGTTTCGTGGCTAAGATCAGGGATTTGTGCATGTCCGGATGGCTCGGTCTTTGCGTTTCTTCTAAGGGATTTTTGTCCATTGCAGTTCCTAAGGCGTCATAATGATGCCTAGTGGGGGGGAGAGAGAAGTTTCTTTGTTTTCCTCTTTTTGCCCCCTaccttttagtatttttttttttttttgaatatggggattttatttattttcattcgaAACTGCTTCTTCTCCTTTCTCGTTCTTTCACCTTTTAGAAAATGTTCTCTGCAACTTTTTTGGTGTTGTGCTCCGTCCGAACGTTCGGTGGTGTTTTTGGGTGTGGCGCTTCTTTGCTCATTGCTGCTTCGTTTcctttctttgcttctttttagAACTAAGTTAGTGCATTCTGTCACTCTGATCGTTTTATTTTGCTTCATCCCATTTTTTTGTCCATTATTCGTGTTTTTGCACGCTTCTATGTTTATCAATGGGAAAATGTTTGATTTGGGTATCGGTTTTGGTGTAGTTTTAGGGGATTTTGCTAGGATGCTTCGATTATGGTCTTTAGCATGGTTTAGGAATTCTTTATATGTTTGTGTTTCTGGGTAGTAGGCTGATACTGGAAAATCTTATTTGAATATAGGTATGGTGACGGAGGGGAGTTCACGGGAACTTGAGTCCTATCTTCCTAGCGGGGGATATGCCAAATCGTTACCATTGGGTAACGTCTGACGTTTCCGGCACGCCATCTCGTTTGGATGAAGGGGACCTTCAGAGGTTCCGTGATGAAGGAGCCGTGTTGGTGGTGAGGCGGCGGGCAGCATGAGTTGGTGCTTGTTGACAAAAATGAGAGGGTTTGCAATCTCAACTTGCATTTCCCTTGTGTCCCAGACTGGATTTGGGTGCACAAACTTCTATTTACTAAGTTAGGGGTTCAGCTACCTTTTTCTGAATTTTAGATGGCTCTCCTGAATCGGGTTTCGGAGGTGCCATCTCAACTGCATCCGAACAGCTAGGTGGCTATT is from Arachis ipaensis cultivar K30076 chromosome B01, Araip1.1, whole genome shotgun sequence and encodes:
- the LOC107632018 gene encoding oleosin 16.4 kDa, with protein sequence MADIQQYYQQDHQDVSATKERSSSHILALATLLPFGASLLFLAGVTLLATLIGVALATPLFIIFSPILIPAALVIAFSVSGFLTSGAFGVTSVSSFAWMASYFRRSRLQESLLHAKDRAQQIMSNMAQRAKEAGDTVVSKAQDTAQQAHDAPTDTDSTISVTPSESQTSDTQSGSGSGGGTQTRDTASTTETKDEGGGGGKSKDRKKTSS
- the LOC107632027 gene encoding tryptophan aminotransferase-related protein 2 — translated: MKKKMENPPRSMLRHVLVVSLALNVSFILRIMLYQTQQTHHKSPFSISSSSSTATRRSLVNSTRSDRPPDKERLINLDHGDPRMYERYWRKRGEKTSITIAGWESMSYFSQGENICWFMEPELAEEVVRLHNLVGNAVTQGRHIVVGTGSSQLFLAALYALSPTHHSHQPITVVSALPYYSSYPSMTDYQKSGLYKWGGDAETYDDEKDGAYIELVTSPNNPDGYTRESVVKNKRQGLFIHDLAYYWPQYTPISYPSDHDLTLFTLSKATGHSGTRIGWALVKDSVVAKKMTKFIELNTIGVSKDSQLRAAKILETVSDSCEEEESFFKYSYEIMAHRWRKLRAAVEGNALFTLPNFSPAFCNFFNNYTQPQPAFLWLKCERLIEDCASFLRQHKILSRSGERFGVSPKYVRISMLDTDENFMEFIERLSSIHL